The following are encoded in a window of Pseudomonas multiresinivorans genomic DNA:
- a CDS encoding DUF1835 domain-containing protein: MSLHLVCGDGAADALRRAVEAGVLTEKKIRVMPDDLAVGPLSDVDTPPCQQRAAFWHELGGEALQDREIAIELATEVNWLRSPDVPAVTLWHGDSASEQLLLRRVCALLPAHVSLRSVGAGSGQCRSEDRHAIAMLKPEELANALAGSHELEATKRQRLGADWQRALLENAELRLWLDGQLSGTGYAHIDRILLDSASESWRPVQSLIGPTMAYVDGLFVSDLLAAWRLRAQVAAGALELRGEDFWKNAEVRLA; this comes from the coding sequence ATGAGCCTGCACCTGGTTTGCGGCGACGGTGCCGCCGATGCCCTGCGCCGCGCGGTCGAAGCAGGCGTGCTGACCGAGAAGAAAATCCGCGTGATGCCGGACGACCTGGCCGTCGGCCCGCTGAGTGACGTCGACACCCCACCCTGCCAGCAACGCGCTGCGTTCTGGCACGAGCTGGGCGGCGAGGCCCTGCAGGACAGGGAAATCGCCATCGAACTGGCCACCGAAGTGAACTGGCTGCGCAGCCCCGACGTACCCGCCGTCACCCTCTGGCACGGCGACAGCGCCAGCGAGCAACTGCTGCTGCGGCGAGTCTGCGCGCTGCTACCCGCGCACGTCTCCCTGCGCAGCGTTGGCGCCGGCAGCGGCCAGTGCCGCAGCGAGGACCGCCACGCCATCGCCATGCTCAAACCCGAGGAACTGGCCAACGCCCTGGCCGGCAGTCATGAACTGGAAGCCACCAAGCGCCAGCGCCTGGGCGCGGACTGGCAGCGTGCGCTGCTCGAGAACGCCGAGTTGCGCCTGTGGCTCGATGGCCAGTTGAGCGGCACCGGTTACGCACACATCGACCGCATCCTGCTGGATAGCGCCAGCGAATCCTGGCGCCCGGTGCAATCGCTGATCGGGCCGACCATGGCTTACGTCGACGGCCTGTTCGTCAGCGACCTGTTGGCCGCCTGGCGCCTGCGCGCACAAGTCGCGGCCGGCGCCCTGGAACTGCGTGGCGAGGACTTCTGGAAGAACGCCGAGGTGCGGCTCGCCTAG
- a CDS encoding 2-hydroxyacid dehydrogenase — MNPARAVFLDHASLDLGDLDLAPLRAPFGELVLHGRSDTQQVAERLQGAQVAISNKVRIGAEVFAQCPDLKLILVAATGTNNVDLEAARQHGVTVSNCQGYGTPSVAQHTLMLLLALATRLPDYQAAIREGRWQKSPQFCLLDFPIVELEGKTLGLLGHGELGGAVAKLAEAFGMRVLLGALPGRPPRADRLALEELLPQVDALTLHCPLTEATRNLIGQRELDLMKPSAFLINTARGGLVDEQALADTLRRGHLGGAAFDVLSVEPPKDGNPLLAGDIPRFILTPHSAWGSREARQRIVGQLSENAASFFAGEPRRVVAP, encoded by the coding sequence ATGAATCCTGCTCGCGCCGTCTTCCTCGACCATGCCTCCCTAGACCTCGGTGACCTCGACCTCGCGCCGCTGCGCGCGCCCTTCGGCGAACTGGTCCTGCACGGGCGCAGCGACACGCAGCAGGTGGCCGAGCGGCTGCAGGGCGCGCAGGTGGCGATCAGCAACAAGGTGCGCATCGGCGCCGAAGTGTTCGCGCAATGCCCTGATCTCAAGCTGATCCTGGTGGCCGCCACCGGCACCAACAACGTCGACCTCGAAGCCGCACGCCAGCACGGCGTGACCGTGAGCAATTGCCAGGGCTACGGTACCCCGTCGGTGGCCCAGCACACCCTGATGCTGTTGCTCGCCCTGGCCACCCGGCTGCCGGATTACCAGGCGGCGATCCGCGAAGGCCGCTGGCAGAAGTCGCCACAGTTCTGCCTGCTGGACTTCCCCATCGTCGAACTGGAGGGCAAGACCCTCGGCCTGCTCGGCCACGGCGAACTGGGTGGCGCGGTGGCGAAGCTCGCCGAAGCCTTTGGCATGCGCGTGCTGCTCGGCGCCCTGCCCGGCCGCCCGCCGCGCGCCGATCGCCTGGCGCTGGAGGAGTTGCTGCCGCAAGTAGATGCCCTGACGCTGCACTGCCCGCTGACCGAAGCCACGCGCAACCTGATCGGCCAGCGCGAACTGGACCTGATGAAACCCAGCGCCTTCCTGATCAACACCGCCCGCGGCGGGCTGGTCGACGAGCAGGCGCTGGCCGACACCCTGCGTCGCGGCCACCTGGGCGGCGCCGCATTCGACGTACTCAGCGTGGAACCGCCGAAGGACGGCAACCCGCTGCTGGCCGGCGATATCCCGCGCTTCATCCTCACCCCACACAGCGCCTGGGGCAGCCGCGAGGCCCGGCAGCGCATCGTCGGCCAGTTGAGCGAGAACGCCGCCAGTTTCTTCGCCGGCGAACCGCGCCGGGTGGTGGCGCCATGA